The following DNA comes from candidate division KSB1 bacterium.
ATGGCGGCTGGGACATTGGCGATCCTCCTGGCCAGTTTATTTGCTTATCTATTAGATCCGATCTTCCACGATATCGGATATTATTTTCTGACTGGAATTCCTGCTTTGCAGGGGATCTGGGAATGGCTCTATAATAATCCGCTCGGGCCGCTAACCCGATTCAATAATACTGTGGTGATGGGAAGTTTTGTGGCCGGGCTGATGCTTTTTTTCCCAATATTTTGGGGAATGAAAAAGTTGGTCGTTGCTTATCGAGACAACTTGGAAGTTCGGATCAAAAAATGGAAGGTTTACCAGGTCATCAAAGGCAGCAAGCTGGTGCAGTGGTATGAGAAGGTTCGAGATTTAGGAGGTGAGCTATGAGAAAAAGAGGCCTCATTTACCTGGCAGTGATCGCGATCATCGTCGCAGTGATCGCATATTTTACCCAGGATAAATTCTTGGAGCGGCAATTGGAATCCGGCTTGGAAGCCATTGCTGGCGCCAAGGTCGAGATCGATAATTTTCATTTCAGCTTGCTGAAAGCGGAATGTTCTTGGAGCCGACTCCAAATTGCCAATGCCAATGATCCGTGGAAGAACCTGGTGGAAACTGGTCGGGCAAGCTTTGACCTTGAAACGCGGCCCCTATTTTGGCGTCGCTTCATCATCAAAGAGATGGCTTTGGAACGAGTGAGGACTGGCACGCCACGTAAGACAAACGGCAGTTTGCCCAAAAAGCCGGAGCCGCCCAAA
Coding sequences within:
- a CDS encoding TIGR03546 family protein encodes the protein MIWLNIISKVIRAFRSGESPGQIAAGFCVGFLIGLMPFWTLQGVALFILLILLNINMAAGTLAILLASLFAYLLDPIFHDIGYYFLTGIPALQGIWEWLYNNPLGPLTRFNNTVVMGSFVAGLMLFFPIFWGMKKLVVAYRDNLEVRIKKWKVYQVIKGSKLVQWYEKVRDLGGEL